The following are encoded together in the Desulfovermiculus halophilus DSM 18834 genome:
- the folE2 gene encoding GTP cyclohydrolase FolE2, whose product MQDVQNSPSGVHIPIDRVGVKGLRYPLVVRNKNDGVQHTVTQVDLYVDLPSQFKGTHMSRFLEALQAWTGVLDYHSFKQLLEDVQVRLEARRSHLTFEFPFFLAQQAPQSGSPSLMQYVCSFSGELEAGKPTMYVSVNVPVMTVCPCSLAISSQGAHSQRAMVKIKARFDGLLWLEDLIQIAQGSASSPVYSLLKRVDEKFVTESAFDNPAFVEDVVRNVATRLKEHPLIHWFQAEVESFESIHDHNAYACIEKEN is encoded by the coding sequence ATGCAAGATGTACAGAACAGCCCTTCAGGGGTGCATATCCCCATTGACCGGGTAGGGGTCAAGGGACTGCGGTATCCGCTGGTGGTCAGGAACAAGAATGACGGCGTGCAGCACACAGTGACCCAGGTGGATCTGTACGTGGATCTGCCCAGTCAGTTCAAGGGCACCCACATGAGCAGGTTCCTGGAGGCCCTGCAGGCCTGGACCGGAGTCTTGGACTACCACAGCTTCAAGCAGCTGCTGGAGGATGTCCAGGTCCGGCTGGAAGCCAGGCGTTCGCATCTGACCTTTGAGTTCCCCTTCTTTCTGGCCCAACAGGCCCCCCAGAGCGGCAGCCCCAGTCTCATGCAGTATGTGTGCAGCTTTTCCGGAGAGCTGGAGGCCGGGAAACCCACCATGTATGTCAGCGTCAATGTCCCGGTGATGACCGTGTGCCCCTGTTCCCTGGCCATCAGTTCCCAGGGGGCCCACAGTCAGCGGGCCATGGTCAAGATCAAGGCCAGGTTCGACGGGCTTCTCTGGCTCGAAGACTTGATCCAGATCGCCCAGGGCTCGGCCTCCTCTCCGGTCTATTCACTGCTCAAGCGGGTGGACGAGAAGTTCGTCACCGAGTCGGCCTTTGACAATCCAGCCTTTGTGGAAGACGTGGTCCGAAACGTAGCCACCCGGCTCAAGGAGCATCCCTTGATCCATTGGTTCCAGGCGGAAGTGGAGAGCTTTGAGTCCATCCACGACCACAATGCCTATGCCTGCATTGAGAAGGAAAACTGA
- a CDS encoding class IV adenylate cyclase translates to MSLEQEVKFACSDFDRLRPILEENKARFVHRVFEHNRVYDTPGRHLRAGGKLLRLREARQAVLCLKQSPGDAKTPGHVSSQVKTWEETQTQVVDPGSMHSLLLSLGYEVVFAYQKVREKWQAGGCEVCLDRLPFGRYVEIEGEPDRIWAQARTLGLSPQEWSGKSYFDLHQQWRAANRLPPEESFVFGPEEEAAIRAEVEKGAESR, encoded by the coding sequence ATGAGCCTGGAACAGGAAGTCAAGTTTGCATGTTCGGATTTCGACCGCCTGCGACCCATCCTGGAGGAAAACAAGGCCCGGTTCGTGCACCGGGTTTTTGAGCACAACCGGGTCTATGACACTCCGGGCCGGCACCTGCGGGCAGGGGGCAAGCTCCTCCGCCTTCGGGAGGCCAGGCAGGCGGTCCTGTGCCTGAAGCAGTCCCCAGGGGATGCAAAGACACCGGGGCATGTCTCCTCTCAGGTCAAGACCTGGGAGGAGACCCAGACTCAGGTCGTTGATCCCGGGAGCATGCATAGCCTGCTGCTCAGCCTGGGGTATGAGGTGGTCTTTGCCTATCAAAAAGTCAGGGAGAAATGGCAGGCCGGAGGTTGCGAGGTGTGCCTGGATCGACTGCCCTTCGGCCGTTATGTGGAGATCGAGGGGGAGCCGGACCGGATCTGGGCTCAGGCCCGGACCCTGGGCCTGTCTCCCCAGGAGTGGAGCGGGAAAAGCTATTTTGACCTGCATCAGCAATGGCGGGCGGCAAACCGCCTCCCGCCTGAGGAGTCCTTTGTCTTTGGCCCGGAGGAAGAGGCCGCGATTCGAGCCGAAGTAGAGAAAGGGGCTGAATCAAGGTAA
- a CDS encoding nickel-dependent hydrogenase large subunit, whose translation MAKRITVDPITRIEGHLRIDCEVDKGLISNAWSSGQMWRGIEVILQGRDPREAWLYTQRICGVCTTVHAIASVRAVENALNLEIPLNAQLIRNLIIAGHGIFDHLVHFYHLSALDWVDIVSALDADPKAAAKLGQQLSSWHRNSVSEMTGIQDKLKKFVSSGQLGIFASGYWGHPAMKLSPEVNLLAVTHYFQALEYQRKINQIVAVLGSKTPHIQNLAVGGVANPVDQDSPASLNMDKLYQIKSLITEIDAFIKQVYLVDVAAIGAFYADWTGYGAGVLNYLSVPDMPTDTKGESFMLPGGYIPNGDLGSFRAVNSFTDEFFEQNVKESIKHSWYQGDWDRHPYKEETVPDYTGFEDQGKYSWIKAPNFQDQPAQVGPLANVMAMVAAGHKPTQDYLDLALNTAGSLAGTTIPVQALHSTIGRHAARAVRAAVLTDTLSQNWKALVENIGSGDTEICNQPQFPKGEIRGFGFHEAPRGMLSHWVVIENGKIANYQCVVPSTWNAGPRGKDDQLGPYEASLVGNPIADPEKPLEVLRTVHSFDPCIACAVHMMDQEEQEIVKVKVL comes from the coding sequence ATGGCCAAGCGAATCACAGTTGATCCCATCACCCGTATTGAAGGGCACCTGCGCATTGACTGCGAAGTGGACAAGGGCCTGATAAGCAACGCCTGGTCCTCAGGCCAGATGTGGCGCGGAATCGAGGTCATCCTCCAGGGCCGCGACCCGCGGGAGGCCTGGCTTTATACCCAGCGGATCTGCGGCGTGTGCACCACGGTTCACGCCATTGCCTCGGTCCGGGCCGTGGAAAACGCCCTGAACCTGGAGATCCCCTTAAACGCCCAGCTCATCCGCAACCTGATCATCGCCGGGCACGGCATCTTCGATCATCTGGTTCACTTCTACCACCTCTCGGCCCTGGACTGGGTGGACATCGTATCCGCCCTGGACGCCGACCCCAAGGCCGCGGCCAAGCTGGGACAGCAGCTTTCCTCCTGGCACCGGAACAGCGTCAGCGAGATGACCGGAATCCAGGACAAGCTGAAGAAATTCGTTTCCTCCGGACAGCTGGGCATCTTTGCCAGCGGCTACTGGGGGCATCCGGCCATGAAGCTTTCCCCTGAGGTCAACCTCCTGGCCGTGACCCATTATTTTCAGGCCCTGGAGTACCAGCGGAAGATCAATCAGATTGTGGCCGTTTTGGGCAGCAAGACCCCGCACATCCAGAACCTGGCCGTCGGCGGGGTGGCCAATCCCGTGGATCAAGACAGCCCGGCCTCCCTGAACATGGACAAGCTGTACCAAATCAAGAGCCTGATCACTGAGATCGATGCCTTTATCAAGCAGGTCTATCTGGTGGATGTGGCTGCTATCGGCGCCTTCTACGCCGACTGGACCGGGTACGGAGCCGGAGTGCTCAACTACCTGAGCGTCCCGGACATGCCCACGGACACCAAGGGCGAATCCTTCATGCTCCCGGGCGGGTATATTCCCAATGGAGACCTGGGATCCTTCCGGGCCGTCAATTCCTTCACCGACGAGTTTTTCGAGCAGAACGTCAAGGAAAGCATCAAGCATTCCTGGTATCAAGGGGACTGGGACCGGCATCCCTACAAGGAAGAGACCGTGCCCGACTACACCGGCTTTGAGGATCAGGGCAAGTACTCCTGGATCAAGGCCCCGAACTTCCAGGATCAGCCGGCTCAGGTCGGCCCCCTGGCCAACGTAATGGCCATGGTCGCAGCCGGGCACAAGCCGACCCAGGACTACCTGGACCTGGCCTTAAACACCGCCGGCTCCCTGGCCGGGACCACCATCCCGGTTCAGGCCCTGCACTCAACCATCGGCCGGCATGCCGCCCGCGCGGTCCGGGCCGCGGTGCTCACCGACACCCTGTCCCAGAACTGGAAGGCCCTGGTGGAAAACATTGGCTCCGGAGATACCGAGATCTGCAACCAGCCCCAGTTCCCCAAGGGCGAAATCCGTGGATTCGGCTTTCACGAGGCCCCGCGGGGAATGCTCTCTCACTGGGTGGTCATTGAAAACGGAAAGATCGCCAACTATCAGTGCGTGGTCCCCTCCACCTGGAACGCCGGTCCCCGGGGGAAGGATGACCAGCTCGGCCCCTACGAGGCCTCCCTGGTCGGAAACCCCATTGCCGACCCGGAAAAGCCCTTGGAGGTCCTGCGCACAGTGCATTCCTTTGATCCATGCATCGCCTGCGCCGTGCACATGATGGACCAGGAGGAGCAGGAGATCGTCAAGGTCAAGGTGCTGTAG
- a CDS encoding hydrogenase small subunit, producing the protein MKDSDFQAVKDRLGDVSRRDFIKFCSIMAAGMGLPLSAGKDLAAAVTDPQRPPVIWLSGQECTGCTESLLRPFHLTLEHLILDLISLEYNETLNAGAGHQAEEHKEKMIEKHAGKFILVIEGAIPTKDDGIYCQIAGRPFVNIVQETAAQAGAVIAIGSCAAWGGIAAAEPNPTGAKGAPQVLTDTTVLTVPGCPPNAYNFVSTVAYFLTYNKLPAMDAKGRPKFAYDRLIHENCERRPHFDAGRFAEKFGDEGHQKGWCLYKLGCKGPVTYNNCSIKGFNDVDTWPVDTGHPCFGCSEAGIGFHVPQFTQADLTRESLITPAATPAGIEYERGGGISAAAAGLAGAAVGAAAGATAVAAGKLKSSDDQDS; encoded by the coding sequence ATGAAAGACAGTGATTTTCAGGCGGTTAAGGATCGATTGGGCGACGTTTCCAGACGAGATTTCATCAAGTTCTGCTCTATCATGGCTGCGGGCATGGGCCTGCCCCTGAGCGCTGGGAAAGATCTGGCCGCGGCGGTCACCGACCCCCAGCGTCCGCCGGTCATCTGGCTCTCCGGCCAGGAGTGCACCGGATGCACCGAATCCCTCCTCCGTCCCTTTCATTTGACCCTTGAGCACCTCATCCTGGATCTCATCTCCCTGGAATACAACGAGACCCTCAATGCCGGCGCGGGCCACCAGGCTGAGGAACACAAGGAGAAGATGATCGAAAAGCACGCCGGAAAATTCATCCTGGTCATCGAGGGCGCGATTCCGACCAAGGACGACGGGATTTACTGCCAGATAGCCGGACGGCCGTTCGTTAACATCGTTCAGGAGACCGCGGCCCAGGCAGGCGCGGTCATCGCCATCGGATCCTGCGCGGCCTGGGGCGGGATTGCCGCAGCCGAACCCAATCCCACAGGAGCCAAGGGCGCCCCCCAGGTCTTGACCGACACCACTGTACTCACTGTCCCGGGCTGCCCTCCGAACGCCTACAATTTCGTGTCCACTGTGGCCTACTTTTTGACCTACAACAAGCTTCCGGCCATGGACGCCAAGGGCCGCCCCAAGTTCGCCTACGACCGGCTGATCCATGAAAACTGCGAACGCCGTCCCCATTTCGACGCCGGACGGTTTGCGGAAAAGTTTGGGGACGAGGGACACCAGAAGGGCTGGTGCCTGTACAAGCTGGGCTGCAAGGGGCCGGTCACCTACAACAACTGCTCCATCAAGGGATTCAACGATGTGGATACCTGGCCGGTGGATACCGGACACCCCTGTTTTGGTTGCAGCGAGGCCGGAATCGGCTTCCATGTTCCCCAGTTCACCCAGGCCGACTTGACCCGGGAGAGCCTGATCACTCCAGCCGCCACTCCGGCCGGAATTGAGTACGAGCGGGGAGGCGGGATCTCCGCAGCAGCGGCGGGCCTGGCTGGGGCAGCTGTCGGCGCGGCCGCCGGGGCAACCGCCGTAGCCGCGGGCAAGCTCAAATCTTCAGACGACCAGGACTCATAA
- the hybA gene encoding hydrogenase 2 operon protein HybA, whose amino-acid sequence MSIKRRDFLKTAAGSSLLLAAGTSTAWGASAQDELPPKALGILYDSNLCIGCQACMTACKRANDMPAEHSGPNSIWDNPLDLSAKTLNIIKMYTSGEEQAFVKRQCMHCLEPACAAACPVSALRKDPETGVVTYDKDACIGCRYCQIACPYNVPKFEWDDPFPQIQKCQLCDHLYDQGRYAACCEACPTGASLFGPVKDLQEEAQRRLLMEPGRYYEFPVNHIQKGSAVRHRAKAYVDHIYGAQELGGTQVMLLAGTDFQNLGLPELKATSYVRDLEGISKGLYKYMLYPVAALGGLLYVVKKRGGHDERP is encoded by the coding sequence ATGAGCATTAAACGGCGAGATTTCTTAAAAACTGCCGCCGGCAGCAGCCTGCTCCTGGCCGCCGGGACCTCCACCGCCTGGGGCGCTTCGGCCCAGGACGAGCTGCCCCCCAAGGCCCTGGGCATCCTCTACGACTCCAATCTGTGCATCGGCTGCCAGGCCTGCATGACGGCCTGCAAGCGGGCCAACGACATGCCTGCCGAGCACTCCGGGCCCAACTCCATATGGGACAACCCCCTGGACCTCTCGGCCAAGACCCTGAACATCATCAAGATGTACACCTCCGGAGAGGAGCAGGCCTTTGTCAAACGCCAGTGCATGCACTGTCTGGAGCCAGCATGCGCCGCCGCCTGTCCGGTCTCAGCCCTGCGCAAGGACCCCGAGACCGGGGTGGTCACCTACGACAAGGACGCCTGCATCGGCTGCCGCTACTGCCAGATAGCCTGTCCCTACAACGTGCCCAAGTTCGAATGGGACGATCCCTTTCCCCAGATCCAGAAATGCCAGCTCTGCGACCATCTGTACGATCAGGGCCGCTACGCCGCCTGCTGTGAGGCCTGCCCCACCGGGGCATCCCTCTTCGGCCCGGTGAAGGACCTGCAGGAAGAGGCCCAGCGCCGGCTGCTCATGGAGCCCGGCCGGTACTACGAGTTCCCGGTCAATCACATCCAGAAGGGAAGCGCGGTCCGGCACCGGGCCAAGGCATACGTAGACCACATCTACGGGGCGCAGGAGCTGGGCGGGACCCAGGTCATGCTCCTGGCCGGGACCGATTTCCAGAACCTCGGCCTTCCGGAACTCAAGGCCACCTCCTATGTCCGGGACCTGGAAGGGATATCCAAGGGGCTGTACAAGTATATGCTCTACCCTGTCGCGGCCCTGGGCGGTTTGCTCTATGTGGTCAAAAAGCGGGGCGGGCATGACGAGAGACCCTAG
- the hybB gene encoding Ni/Fe-hydrogenase cytochrome b subunit, with the protein MAEARPAGGRVLTVPFVIGIAVILIAGIYMAKRFIYGLGPVTGMNDGFPWGLWIAYDVNVGTAFACGGYAMAVLIYIFNRFEYSPLLKPAILTSMFGYILGGFSVFIDIGRYWQMHNVFLPWHANVHSALFEVALCIATYCLVLLIEFAPVVFKRYPIKDLETKLNRILFVFVALGMLLPTMHQSSLGSLMVLAGAKLSPLWWSKLLPLFFLMAAMLLGYAIVIFETSLSSLRFNTPHELKIVRRLSSIVPWVLGVFILMRIQDINAQGALGLAFQGDLAGNMFLIEMGLMLVGLLLIALPGNRQDPTKVLWSALCILLGVGLYRFNAYIIGYDPGNGWHYFPAVGELMITLGIIAVEILGYLWIVKRFPVLALPERPQRA; encoded by the coding sequence ATGGCAGAAGCACGACCAGCCGGAGGACGGGTGCTGACGGTTCCCTTTGTCATTGGGATTGCCGTCATCCTCATCGCCGGCATATACATGGCAAAGCGCTTTATATACGGCCTGGGCCCGGTCACCGGGATGAACGACGGCTTCCCCTGGGGGCTGTGGATCGCGTATGACGTAAACGTGGGCACCGCCTTCGCCTGCGGGGGATACGCCATGGCCGTGCTCATCTATATCTTCAACCGCTTCGAGTACAGTCCGCTGCTCAAGCCGGCCATCCTGACCAGCATGTTCGGCTACATCCTGGGGGGATTCTCGGTGTTCATCGATATCGGCCGCTACTGGCAGATGCACAACGTCTTTCTCCCCTGGCACGCAAATGTCCATTCCGCGCTTTTTGAAGTGGCCCTGTGCATCGCCACCTACTGCCTGGTCCTGCTCATCGAGTTCGCCCCGGTGGTTTTCAAGCGCTACCCGATCAAGGATCTGGAGACCAAGCTGAACCGGATTCTTTTTGTCTTCGTCGCCCTGGGCATGCTTCTGCCCACCATGCACCAATCGTCCCTGGGCAGCCTCATGGTCCTGGCCGGCGCCAAGCTCTCCCCTCTGTGGTGGAGCAAGCTCTTGCCCCTGTTCTTCCTTATGGCCGCCATGCTCCTGGGCTACGCCATCGTCATCTTCGAAACCTCCCTGTCCAGCCTGCGATTCAACACCCCGCATGAACTGAAGATCGTGCGCAGGCTGTCCAGTATTGTTCCCTGGGTCCTGGGCGTGTTCATCCTGATGCGCATCCAGGACATCAACGCCCAGGGAGCCCTGGGACTGGCCTTTCAGGGCGATCTGGCCGGAAACATGTTCTTGATCGAGATGGGTCTTATGCTTGTGGGGCTCTTGCTCATCGCTCTTCCCGGCAATCGGCAGGACCCGACCAAAGTCCTCTGGTCCGCCCTCTGCATCCTGCTCGGGGTGGGGCTGTACCGTTTCAACGCCTACATCATCGGCTACGACCCGGGCAACGGCTGGCATTACTTCCCGGCCGTCGGAGAGCTGATGATCACCCTGGGCATCATCGCGGTGGAGATCCTGGGCTATTTATGGATCGTGAAACGATTTCCGGTCCTGGCCCTGCCGGAGAGACCCCAAAGGGCATAG
- the clpS gene encoding ATP-dependent Clp protease adapter ClpS, with product MSNRLQRPELESDTEQEVKEPPQYKVVLHNDDYTTMEFVVQVLKNVFRKSEGEAIQIMLSVHRNGSGVCGVYTFEVAETKVAQVHKMAKEEGYPLKCTMEEV from the coding sequence ATGAGCAATCGGCTGCAACGACCTGAACTCGAATCGGATACTGAGCAGGAAGTCAAGGAGCCCCCACAGTACAAGGTTGTTCTGCACAACGACGACTACACGACCATGGAGTTTGTTGTGCAGGTCTTGAAAAACGTGTTTCGCAAGTCCGAAGGTGAAGCCATCCAGATCATGCTCAGCGTGCACCGCAACGGTTCCGGCGTGTGCGGTGTGTACACCTTTGAGGTGGCGGAAACCAAAGTGGCCCAAGTACATAAGATGGCCAAAGAAGAAGGATATCCACTCAAATGCACAATGGAAGAGGTATGA
- the nikR gene encoding nickel-responsive transcriptional regulator NikR has protein sequence MGETIRFGVSLDSDLLERFDKICEERCYQTRSEAIRDLIRKELVQKEWEDQNQEVTGTLTLVYNHHQSDLAQKMTEIQHQALDIIITSLHVHIDAHNCMEVLVLRGPVKDVRSVARRLTSTRGIKHGKLSLSTTGKDLS, from the coding sequence ATGGGTGAGACCATCCGGTTTGGAGTTTCCCTGGACTCCGATCTCTTGGAGCGTTTCGACAAGATTTGCGAGGAGCGGTGCTATCAGACCAGGTCTGAAGCCATCCGGGACCTGATCCGCAAGGAGCTGGTCCAAAAGGAGTGGGAGGATCAGAATCAGGAGGTCACCGGGACCCTGACCCTGGTCTACAACCACCATCAGAGCGATCTGGCCCAGAAGATGACCGAGATCCAGCATCAGGCCCTGGACATCATAATCACCTCTTTGCATGTGCACATTGACGCCCACAACTGTATGGAGGTTCTCGTGCTGCGCGGTCCGGTCAAGGATGTGCGCTCCGTCGCCCGGCGCTTGACATCCACCAGGGGCATCAAGCACGGAAAGTTGAGCTTGTCCACTACAGGAAAGGATCTAAGCTAG
- the clpA gene encoding ATP-dependent Clp protease ATP-binding subunit ClpA: protein MLSRDMEKIFALAVREVRSRHHEFLTLEHVLYAYLLDTKGKNLLYNCGVNVSRLRNQLERYFVEHMEVYPQGQAKEVIQTLSVQRVLQRAIVHVQSAEKGKVELGDFLAAVMDEEDAYAVYYLKSQGVDRLDILEYISHGKAGEQTEGCASCQKEKNTSLQKYTQNLSERAKCGDIDPLIGRSQELERTIQILSRRRKNNPLFVGDPGVGKTALAEGLALRIAEATVPDPFLDTEIYALDMGALLAGTKFRGDFESRLKGIINELCKLGSRAILFIDEIHTVIGAGATSGGSMDASNILKPVLASGQLRCIGSTTYEEYKNLFEKDRALSRRFQKIDVPEPTQDESVAILEGLRPYYEEHHGVKYTKTALKTAVELTARHLPDRYLPDKAIDVMDETGALLSLDIHKRKRKQITPKDIENVVAGMARIPIQRVSSSDREKLHNLEGDLLKYIFGQDQAVRFLAQAIKRSRAGLREANKPVGNFLLVGPTGVGKTELSRQLADRLGIHFQRFDMSEYMEQHAVARLIGAPPGYIGFDQGGLLTDSIRKQPHCVLLLDEIEKAHPDLFNILLQVMDYATLTDNAGRKADFRHVILLMTSNIGARDMSSQNIGFGQEKATNRAQKGVKAAEKHFSPEFRNRLDGIVPFNALSPELMERIVDKSVTELNEQLREKKVKVELTPAATAWVARKGFDPDYGARPLSRVVQSEIKDRLADELLFGSLQKGGTVTVDTAKDEEGEEALAFSYS, encoded by the coding sequence ATGCTGAGTCGGGATATGGAAAAGATATTTGCCCTGGCTGTGCGCGAAGTGCGCAGCAGGCATCATGAGTTTCTTACCCTGGAACACGTCCTCTATGCCTACCTGCTGGACACCAAGGGCAAGAATCTCTTGTATAATTGCGGCGTGAACGTCAGCCGGCTGCGGAATCAGCTGGAGCGCTACTTCGTGGAGCACATGGAGGTCTACCCCCAGGGCCAGGCCAAGGAAGTGATCCAGACCTTGAGCGTTCAGCGGGTGCTGCAACGGGCCATTGTTCATGTCCAGTCCGCGGAGAAAGGGAAGGTCGAGCTCGGTGACTTCCTGGCCGCAGTCATGGATGAGGAAGACGCCTATGCGGTGTACTACTTGAAGTCCCAGGGCGTGGATCGCCTGGACATTCTGGAGTACATCTCCCACGGCAAGGCCGGAGAGCAGACCGAGGGGTGCGCCTCCTGCCAAAAGGAGAAGAACACCTCCCTGCAGAAATATACCCAGAATCTGTCCGAGCGGGCCAAATGCGGGGACATCGACCCCCTGATCGGCAGGAGCCAGGAGCTGGAGCGGACCATTCAGATCCTCTCCCGGCGGCGGAAGAACAACCCTCTGTTCGTCGGAGATCCGGGGGTGGGCAAGACAGCGCTGGCCGAGGGGCTGGCCCTGCGCATTGCCGAGGCCACGGTGCCCGATCCGTTTCTGGATACTGAGATCTATGCTCTGGATATGGGGGCCCTCCTGGCCGGAACAAAGTTCCGGGGGGACTTTGAGTCCAGGCTGAAGGGGATCATCAACGAGCTGTGCAAGCTGGGCAGCCGGGCCATCCTGTTCATCGACGAGATCCATACCGTGATCGGGGCCGGGGCCACCAGCGGCGGATCCATGGATGCCTCCAATATCCTGAAGCCGGTTCTGGCCTCGGGGCAGCTGCGGTGCATCGGCTCCACCACTTACGAGGAATACAAGAACCTGTTCGAAAAGGACCGTGCGTTATCCAGGCGGTTTCAAAAGATCGATGTGCCCGAGCCCACCCAGGACGAGAGCGTGGCCATCCTGGAAGGGCTGCGCCCTTACTACGAGGAGCACCACGGGGTGAAGTACACCAAGACGGCCCTGAAGACCGCGGTTGAGCTCACAGCCCGGCACCTCCCGGACAGGTATCTGCCGGACAAGGCCATCGACGTCATGGACGAGACCGGGGCCCTGCTCAGCCTGGACATCCACAAGCGCAAGCGGAAGCAGATCACGCCCAAGGACATCGAGAACGTGGTGGCCGGCATGGCCAGGATCCCCATCCAACGGGTAAGCAGCTCGGATCGGGAGAAGCTGCACAACCTGGAAGGCGATCTTTTGAAGTATATTTTCGGCCAGGACCAGGCGGTCCGCTTCCTGGCTCAGGCCATCAAGCGCTCCCGGGCCGGTCTGCGGGAGGCGAACAAGCCGGTGGGCAACTTCCTGCTGGTCGGTCCCACCGGAGTGGGCAAGACCGAGCTGTCCAGGCAGCTTGCCGATCGCCTGGGGATTCACTTCCAGCGTTTCGACATGAGCGAATACATGGAGCAGCATGCCGTGGCCCGCTTGATCGGCGCTCCTCCCGGCTATATCGGATTTGATCAGGGCGGGCTGCTCACGGACAGCATCCGCAAGCAGCCGCACTGCGTGCTGCTTTTAGACGAGATAGAAAAGGCCCATCCGGACTTGTTCAATATCCTGCTCCAGGTCATGGATTACGCGACCCTGACCGACAACGCCGGCCGCAAGGCGGACTTTCGGCACGTCATCCTGCTCATGACCTCCAATATCGGGGCCCGGGACATGAGCAGCCAGAATATCGGGTTTGGCCAGGAAAAGGCCACGAACAGGGCCCAGAAGGGGGTCAAGGCTGCGGAAAAGCACTTTTCCCCCGAGTTCCGCAACCGCCTGGACGGGATTGTGCCCTTCAACGCCCTCTCCCCGGAGCTGATGGAGCGGATCGTGGACAAGAGCGTCACTGAGCTCAATGAGCAGCTGCGGGAGAAGAAGGTCAAGGTGGAGCTGACCCCGGCGGCCAC
- a CDS encoding hydrogenase maturation protease produces the protein MTQTSQPNILILGVGNVLLSDEGVGVRTIEQLEQRYLFPAQIDLLDGGTSGMELLPALDTRTHLFIVDAVHQEDLHPGGMIRVDLSRSPGYFRNRISPHQLGLSEVLAAAEMNDSLPGHITLFGIRPKSLETGLQLSEEARQGMEEAIQAIAASLHELGMKPQPRE, from the coding sequence ATGACCCAGACATCACAGCCGAATATCCTTATTTTGGGCGTGGGAAACGTCCTCCTCTCGGACGAAGGGGTGGGAGTGCGGACCATCGAGCAGCTGGAGCAGCGTTACCTCTTTCCGGCCCAGATCGATCTCCTGGACGGGGGAACCAGCGGCATGGAGCTCCTGCCTGCCCTGGACACAAGAACGCATCTCTTTATTGTCGATGCGGTGCATCAAGAGGACCTGCATCCGGGCGGCATGATCCGGGTGGACCTGAGCCGATCCCCGGGGTACTTTCGGAACAGGATCTCCCCCCACCAGCTGGGCTTGAGCGAGGTCCTGGCCGCAGCTGAGATGAACGACTCCTTGCCTGGGCATATCACCCTTTTCGGCATCCGGCCCAAAAGTCTGGAAACCGGGCTGCAGCTTTCAGAAGAAGCCAGACAGGGTATGGAGGAAGCCATCCAGGCCATTGCCGCTTCCCTGCATGAGCTGGGGATGAAGCCTCAGCCGCGGGAATGA
- a CDS encoding NUDIX hydrolase: MKHQDLEQLRSRLPRHPNIMGKSRYLNAAVLIPLIEVNREYSFLFQKRAAHIRQGGEVSFPGGEFEPENDQSCREAALREAEEELGISRDRIHILGRLDKFISARGVTVDSFVATLDLGSLDDLHPDRNEVERLFMLPVSFFEHHPACTYELELEIKPWSKSEGSKEIEHLPVDALGLPARYKKPWPGLAHRVLVYQTPEEVVWGLTAELVNEVITLLHEGTRAPT; the protein is encoded by the coding sequence ATGAAGCACCAGGATCTCGAGCAGCTGCGGAGCCGATTGCCGCGGCATCCCAACATCATGGGCAAAAGCAGATACCTCAATGCCGCCGTGCTCATTCCCCTGATTGAGGTAAACCGGGAGTACTCCTTCCTCTTCCAGAAACGGGCGGCCCATATCCGCCAGGGCGGCGAGGTCAGCTTTCCAGGCGGGGAGTTTGAGCCGGAGAACGATCAGTCCTGCCGGGAGGCGGCCCTGCGCGAGGCTGAAGAAGAGCTGGGGATCTCCAGGGACAGGATCCATATCCTGGGCCGCCTGGACAAATTTATCTCGGCCCGGGGGGTGACAGTGGACAGCTTCGTGGCCACCTTGGACCTTGGCTCCCTGGATGACCTGCACCCGGACCGCAACGAAGTGGAACGCCTGTTCATGCTCCCGGTGTCTTTTTTTGAGCACCATCCGGCCTGCACGTATGAATTGGAGCTGGAGATCAAGCCCTGGTCCAAAAGCGAGGGAAGCAAAGAGATCGAGCACCTGCCGGTGGATGCCCTGGGCCTGCCCGCCAGATACAAAAAGCCCTGGCCCGGTCTGGCCCACAGAGTCCTGGTCTATCAGACTCCGGAAGAGGTGGTGTGGGGATTAACCGCGGAACTGGTCAACGAAGTGATCACCCTGCTGCATGAGGGCACCAGGGCTCCGACCTGA